One window of the bacterium genome contains the following:
- a CDS encoding aminotransferase class III-fold pyridoxal phosphate-dependent enzyme, translating to MTPGAQSAKLDREADLLDRAGRYLAGGGLGLFVLPPEVNLVIAEGHGSHITDVSGRDFIDYHLGSGPALLGHAHPEIVEAVQRQVAKGSTYYFLNEPAIRLAERMVGAIPCADQIHFTGSGTEATFFALRVARAATGRQKILKFEGGWHGMNDYGLWGTVPSHPSAYPNAEPDSRGIPDAIRGQVLVAPFNDAARAASLIEQYASELAAVIVEPLERVLVPVPGFLETLRDVTRRHGIVLIFDEVVTGFRIAWGGAQERYGVVPDLATYGKAMSGGFPMAAIAGRSDVMKHLDARRVDRAHLVWASGTLNGNPVSSIAGLTALEILSRPGSLEHFHHIGGRLRREIEALGARYGFAAQTPGEDAVFGVRFTNRRPLRTWEDLLTADKDLNLRWSIEMIRRGILVNPNEKFYLSLAHTDADVDRTLEACDQAFAAIRG from the coding sequence ATGACGCCCGGGGCACAGAGCGCCAAACTGGATCGCGAGGCCGATCTCCTGGACCGCGCCGGCCGGTACCTGGCCGGAGGCGGGCTGGGGCTGTTCGTGTTGCCCCCGGAGGTGAACCTCGTGATCGCCGAGGGCCACGGGAGCCACATCACGGACGTGTCCGGCCGGGATTTCATCGATTACCACCTCGGGTCCGGACCGGCCCTGCTCGGGCATGCCCATCCGGAGATCGTCGAGGCGGTCCAGCGGCAGGTCGCGAAGGGTTCAACCTACTACTTCCTCAACGAGCCCGCGATCCGCCTCGCCGAACGCATGGTCGGCGCGATCCCGTGCGCGGACCAGATCCATTTCACCGGATCCGGCACCGAGGCGACGTTCTTCGCGCTGCGTGTGGCGCGCGCGGCGACGGGGCGGCAGAAGATCCTCAAGTTCGAGGGCGGCTGGCATGGGATGAACGACTACGGGCTCTGGGGCACCGTGCCCTCGCATCCGAGCGCCTATCCCAACGCCGAGCCGGATTCGCGCGGGATTCCCGACGCCATCCGCGGGCAGGTGTTGGTCGCGCCGTTCAACGACGCGGCGCGCGCGGCGTCGCTCATCGAGCAGTACGCGAGCGAGCTGGCCGCGGTGATCGTGGAACCGCTCGAGCGCGTGCTGGTCCCGGTGCCGGGGTTCCTGGAGACGTTGCGCGACGTCACGCGGCGCCACGGCATCGTCTTGATCTTCGACGAGGTGGTCACGGGCTTTCGCATCGCCTGGGGCGGGGCCCAAGAGCGCTACGGCGTCGTGCCCGATCTCGCCACGTACGGCAAGGCGATGTCGGGAGGGTTCCCGATGGCGGCGATCGCGGGCCGGAGCGACGTGATGAAGCACCTCGACGCCCGGCGCGTCGACCGTGCGCACCTCGTCTGGGCCAGCGGTACGCTGAACGGCAATCCCGTGAGCTCGATCGCCGGGCTGACCGCGCTGGAGATCCTCTCGCGCCCCGGATCCCTCGAGCACTTCCACCACATCGGCGGCCGGCTGCGGCGCGAGATCGAGGCCCTGGGCGCCCGGTACGGGTTCGCCGCGCAGACGCCGGGTGAGGACGCGGTGTTCGGCGTGCGATTCACGAACCGGCGCCCGCTGCGGACCTGGGAGGACCTGCTCACCGCGGATAAGGACCTCAACCTGCGCTGGTCGATCGAGATGATCCGGCGCGGGATTCTCGTCAACCCCAACGAGAAGTTCTACCTCTCGCTGGCGCATACCGACGCCGACGTCGACCGCACGCTCGAGGCGTGCGATCAGGCGTTCGCGGCGATCAGGGGCTGA
- a CDS encoding ABC transporter ATP-binding protein has translation MLRVEGLMKRYAVRGAGGRRQQLHAVDGVDLEIAAGETVGLVGESGSGKSTTGRCILRFEEASGGRVTLDGASVTGAREARLRPLRRKMQMVYQDPLDSLNPRMPIGRQIAEPIWLFGLATRHEADRRVGELLDLVGLPADLAHRYPHQLSGGQQQRVAIARALAPEPSFLILDEPTASLDVSVQAQIVRLLAEIQSRRGLAYLLISHDLALVGVLAHRVAVMYLGQIVELGATDEVFARPAHPYTRALLSAAPKDTPGEERTRVFLGGEPAAAIDPPETCRLHPRCPFAAPSCLDRPAELQGFAPGRAVRCVRFLDEHLGGAWTWVPGGTGTDA, from the coding sequence GTGCTGCGCGTCGAGGGGCTCATGAAGCGATACGCCGTGCGCGGGGCAGGGGGACGGCGCCAGCAGCTGCATGCGGTCGACGGCGTGGACCTCGAGATCGCCGCGGGCGAGACGGTCGGCCTGGTCGGAGAGTCCGGCAGCGGCAAGTCGACCACCGGCCGGTGCATCCTCCGCTTCGAGGAGGCGTCGGGCGGCCGCGTGACGCTTGACGGCGCGTCCGTGACCGGCGCGCGGGAGGCGCGGCTGCGCCCGCTGCGCCGGAAGATGCAGATGGTCTACCAGGATCCGCTCGACTCCCTCAACCCCCGGATGCCGATCGGCCGGCAGATCGCGGAGCCGATCTGGCTGTTTGGTCTGGCGACGCGGCATGAGGCCGACCGACGGGTGGGGGAGCTGTTGGATCTCGTCGGGCTGCCCGCGGACCTGGCCCATCGGTACCCCCATCAGCTGTCCGGGGGACAGCAGCAGCGCGTGGCGATCGCCCGAGCGCTCGCCCCGGAACCGAGCTTTCTCATTCTCGACGAACCGACCGCGTCGCTCGACGTCTCCGTGCAGGCGCAGATCGTCCGGTTGCTGGCCGAGATCCAGAGCCGACGGGGTCTCGCGTACCTGCTCATCTCCCACGACCTCGCGCTGGTCGGCGTGCTCGCGCACCGGGTGGCGGTGATGTACCTCGGCCAGATCGTAGAGCTCGGGGCGACGGACGAGGTGTTTGCGCGACCCGCCCATCCGTACACGCGAGCGTTGTTGAGCGCGGCGCCGAAGGACACCCCCGGGGAGGAGCGCACCCGCGTGTTCTTGGGCGGCGAGCCCGCGGCGGCGATCGATCCCCCCGAGACGTGCCGCCTGCACCCGCGCTGCCCGTTTGCCGCGCCGTCGTGCCTCGACCGCCCGGCCGAGCTGCAGGGGTTCGCGCCCGGCCGGGCGGTCCGCTGCGTTCGGTTCCTCGATGAACATCTCGGCGGCGCCTGGACGTGGGTCCCAGGAGGCACCGGCACCGACGCGTAA
- a CDS encoding tautomerase family protein — protein sequence MPEVYVHAVKGRTLEQKRALVKDITDAVVRNFTVSADAVMVEIVEVEPTCKAKGGVLFSERR from the coding sequence ATGCCGGAAGTCTACGTCCACGCCGTCAAGGGACGGACGCTCGAGCAAAAGCGCGCACTCGTGAAGGACATCACGGACGCCGTGGTCCGCAACTTCACCGTGTCTGCCGATGCGGTCATGGTGGAGATCGTGGAAGTCGAGCCGACCTGCAAGGCCAAAGGCGGCGTGCTGTTCAGCGAACGTCGGTAG
- a CDS encoding amidohydrolase — MPLSSVLEFVTGQAPLFTELSDRIWDTPELGLHETKSSATLADALEAAGFAVERGVAGMPTAFIATYGQGAPVIAVLGEFDALPGLSQQRGATEHRPIVPNGPGHGCGHNLLGTAAAAAAMAVRHAIRRGEVKGTVRFYGCPAEETLVGKTFLVKEGRFKDVDCALTWHPGAGNQLMTEQHTAMNSARFTFHGVASHAAAMPENGRSALDAVELMNVGANFLREHVHFSTRLHYVITDGGLAPNVVPNRAEVWYYVRAPRRSQVEDVYARLLDIARGACLMTGTTHEVRLVAGCYDTLPNKVLDGVLQRTMEAIGAPTYTTEEKALARALQATFPEGALRKGLDDLRRRGVDLGQPGDPGTDLVEQILPPPPYGEPAGGSTDVGDVSYVVPTAEMRTVTAPVGMPGHSWQNAVSVGSPIGRRGMLFAAQILAAAVCDLMKDPDLVQRAKDEHRDATVSTPYVSPVRDVPGPALDL, encoded by the coding sequence ATGCCGTTGTCGTCCGTGCTCGAGTTCGTCACCGGGCAGGCGCCGTTGTTTACGGAGCTGAGCGATCGGATCTGGGACACGCCGGAGCTCGGCCTGCATGAGACCAAGAGCAGCGCCACGCTGGCGGATGCGTTGGAGGCTGCGGGGTTCGCAGTCGAGCGTGGCGTCGCCGGGATGCCGACCGCGTTCATCGCGACCTACGGGCAAGGCGCGCCGGTCATCGCAGTGCTCGGCGAGTTCGACGCGCTGCCGGGGCTCAGCCAACAGCGCGGTGCGACGGAGCACCGCCCAATCGTTCCCAACGGTCCGGGTCACGGCTGCGGCCACAACCTGCTCGGCACCGCGGCAGCGGCCGCCGCGATGGCCGTCCGCCACGCGATCCGCCGCGGGGAGGTCAAGGGCACGGTGCGCTTCTACGGCTGTCCCGCCGAGGAGACGCTCGTCGGCAAGACGTTCCTGGTGAAGGAGGGTCGCTTCAAGGACGTGGACTGTGCGCTGACGTGGCACCCCGGCGCGGGGAACCAGCTCATGACCGAACAGCACACCGCCATGAACTCCGCGCGGTTCACGTTCCACGGGGTGGCGTCGCACGCGGCGGCGATGCCGGAGAACGGCCGCAGCGCCCTCGACGCGGTGGAGCTGATGAACGTGGGCGCGAATTTCCTGCGCGAGCACGTTCACTTCTCGACGCGCCTCCACTACGTGATCACCGACGGCGGTCTCGCGCCGAACGTCGTGCCGAATCGCGCCGAGGTCTGGTACTATGTGCGCGCGCCCCGGCGGTCTCAGGTGGAGGACGTCTACGCGCGCCTGCTCGACATCGCGCGGGGCGCCTGCCTGATGACCGGGACCACCCACGAGGTTCGGCTCGTCGCCGGGTGCTACGACACGTTGCCGAACAAAGTCCTCGACGGCGTGCTGCAGCGCACGATGGAGGCGATCGGCGCGCCGACGTACACCACCGAGGAGAAGGCGCTCGCGCGGGCGTTGCAGGCGACGTTTCCCGAGGGCGCGTTGCGCAAGGGGCTGGACGATCTGCGCCGGCGCGGCGTGGACTTGGGGCAACCCGGCGATCCCGGCACCGACCTGGTCGAACAGATCCTGCCGCCTCCGCCGTACGGCGAGCCGGCCGGCGGCTCCACGGACGTCGGCGATGTCTCCTACGTCGTGCCGACCGCGGAGATGCGGACGGTGACGGCGCCGGTCGGGATGCCGGGCCACTCCTGGCAGAACGCGGTTAGCGTCGGCAGCCCGATCGGCCGGCGGGGGATGCTGTTCGCCGCGCAGATCCTCGCCGCGGCGGTCTGCGACCTCATGAAAGACCCGGACCTGGTTCAGCGCGCGAAGGACGAGCATCGGGACGCGACCGTGTCGACGCCGTACGTCTCGCCGGTGCGGGACGTGCCGGGACCGGCGCTCGATCTGTAG